From one Acidobacteriota bacterium genomic stretch:
- a CDS encoding bifunctional riboflavin kinase/FAD synthetase, whose translation MRAASSLPFAAFIDFMEITYGYRSYRTDRGSSLTIGNFDGFHLGHQRILDTLVDASRASGTRSVLLSFQPHPLQLLAPDNAPRAITPPEEKTRLLGASRLEVLAVLDFDRALSRMTAEEFVREIVVGVFRAREVFVGSDFAFGYRRTGDVALLQELGRRLDFQVRICPQVVVRGSRVSSTRIRELIGAGRISSANRLLGRFFSLKGKVVSGRGLGRESLFPTLNLRPGDELIPRPGVYVTQATFTHQTHPAVTNVGWRPTVAGKDLTVETHLIDTSLDSPPDDLGLAFLHRLRDEERFGSLQQLRGQIARDCQRTRRFFRLFKRLGRPLAPAG comes from the coding sequence GTGCGTGCAGCCTCTTCCCTCCCCTTTGCCGCCTTCATTGACTTCATGGAGATTACCTACGGCTACAGATCCTATCGGACAGACCGCGGGAGTTCCCTGACCATTGGCAATTTCGACGGTTTCCACCTGGGTCACCAGCGCATCCTGGACACCCTGGTGGATGCATCCCGGGCCTCGGGAACGCGGTCGGTCCTGCTCAGCTTCCAGCCCCACCCCTTGCAACTGCTGGCGCCGGACAACGCCCCCCGGGCAATCACTCCCCCGGAGGAAAAGACTCGACTCCTGGGCGCCAGTCGGCTGGAGGTGCTTGCCGTTCTGGACTTTGACCGGGCCCTGTCCCGAATGACCGCTGAGGAGTTCGTGCGGGAGATCGTGGTGGGGGTATTCCGGGCGCGGGAGGTTTTCGTCGGGAGCGATTTCGCCTTCGGATACCGTCGTACCGGCGACGTTGCCTTGCTTCAAGAGCTTGGCCGGAGACTCGACTTTCAGGTCCGCATCTGCCCTCAAGTGGTAGTCCGCGGGTCCAGGGTGAGCAGCACGCGAATACGCGAGTTGATCGGTGCCGGGCGCATCAGCAGCGCCAACCGCCTGCTCGGGAGGTTTTTCAGCCTGAAGGGGAAGGTCGTGTCCGGGCGAGGTCTGGGACGAGAATCCCTGTTCCCCACCTTGAACCTGCGCCCTGGCGACGAGTTGATCCCTCGACCCGGGGTCTATGTCACCCAGGCCACATTCACTCATCAGACCCATCCCGCCGTAACCAACGTCGGCTGGCGCCCCACGGTCGCCGGGAAGGATCTCACCGTGGAAACCCACCTTATCGACACCAGCCTGGACAGCCCCCCGGACGATCTCGGCCTGGCCTTCTTGCACCGATTGAGAGACGAAGAAAGGTTCGGGTCGCTGCAGCA
- a CDS encoding fumarylacetoacetate hydrolase family protein — MSKTAFMRYRKDARVHYGILEGDRLRQLEGNPLHTRQTTGTVHRLSEVRTLVPCEPCQILAVGRNYRSHLKGRPAPSRPEIFYKPFNSLQNPDSPIVIPAEANEVHLEGELVVVIGRTARNVSPEQAESFIFALTCGNDVSARGWQRGPDQDLQWWRAKGCDTFGPVGPVMVQGLDHRNLQLQTRLNGQVVQQQSTADLMFDCATVVSYISRYLTLSPGDLIFTGTPGATDWLKPGDVVEVEIEGIGVLSNPVEAG, encoded by the coding sequence ATGTCCAAGACCGCTTTCATGCGCTACCGGAAGGATGCCAGGGTCCACTATGGAATCCTGGAAGGAGATCGTCTCCGCCAACTGGAAGGCAACCCCCTGCATACCCGTCAGACGACCGGGACTGTTCACCGGCTCTCCGAGGTCCGCACCCTGGTTCCCTGCGAACCGTGCCAGATCCTGGCTGTGGGCCGAAACTACCGGAGCCACCTCAAGGGAAGACCGGCGCCCTCCCGCCCGGAAATCTTCTACAAGCCCTTCAATTCTCTGCAAAATCCGGACTCTCCCATCGTTATTCCGGCCGAAGCTAATGAGGTTCACCTTGAAGGCGAGCTGGTTGTGGTGATTGGACGGACCGCACGAAACGTCTCACCCGAGCAGGCGGAATCGTTTATCTTCGCTCTGACCTGCGGCAACGATGTCAGTGCCCGAGGGTGGCAGCGGGGTCCCGACCAGGACCTGCAGTGGTGGCGCGCCAAGGGGTGCGATACCTTTGGTCCCGTCGGACCGGTAATGGTTCAGGGGCTGGATCACCGAAATCTGCAACTGCAGACCCGTCTCAACGGCCAGGTGGTTCAGCAACAGTCTACGGCCGATCTCATGTTCGACTGTGCCACCGTGGTCAGCTACATCAGCCGTTATCTCACCCTCAGCCCGGGAGACCTGATATTCACAGGCACTCCGGGAGCTACCGACTGGCTCAAACCCGGCGATGTCGTCGAAGTTGAAATCGAGGGCATCGGGGTGTTGAGCAATCCGGTCGAGGCCGGCTGA